The genomic window CAGTGCCATGAACAAAACCATAATGATTCGGTCACGCCCTGATACTGCCGGCATAATATGATTCATAACGGGAAAACGTTTCACCATTCAGATGCTAAACATACGCTGCCAATCCAGTATATCACGCTTTGTCAGTGTTCTTCGATGCCCAATCACCAAGCGCTGCCGGAATAAACGAGGCAAGGCAATCAGTGCCGCTACTCCAATCCGGATAAATAGCCACGCCCGGACAAGTGTTCCACCGGTGCCGGCAGCCAGCGCCGCACGATCGCGTACCGCCGCCGGCCAAAGCGAGATGGGTAAATTTTTTATGGCAAAAAATATCCGGTTCCGACCAGAATGGAACAGTCGAAACGTTGAGGCGAGCGTATTCACGGTAGCCGACACCTTATGATAAACCACCGCTGACGGCGCATACACGATCTTCCACCCGCGCAAACGAGCGCGTACTGACAAATCGGTATCCTCGATATAGGCAAAAAAATGGCGATCAAAATAATCTCCATCCAGGCAAATATCCTCAAGCATTTCCCTTCGATACAGTGCGGCGCCGCCACGCGCAATGAAGCATTCGTTTTCCTCTGCATATTGACCCCTATCTTTCTCGCCTGCGCCACGTGTAACTACCTTGAAGGCATGGGGCAATAAATAATCCCCCGCTGAATCAAAGACGTCTCGCTGAAAAAAATTCATCATCCGGCTGGCCACGGCTCCAATACGAACATCGCGCTCAATAGCCGTGTGCAATGCCCTGAGCCACCCGGCATCAACTTCGGTATCATTATTCAGCACCGCGATAAAACGAATGGTAGAATCCTCCAGTACCGCGCGAATGCCAATGTTATTCCCCTCGGCAAACCCTACATTTTTTTTGTTAGCAACTATTGTTACTTCGGGAAATGAATTCCGCACATACTCGACTGAACCATCACGTGAACCATTGTCGACAAGAAATATTT from Candidatus Kerfeldbacteria bacterium includes these protein-coding regions:
- a CDS encoding glycosyltransferase family 2 protein, which gives rise to MQQADTAVIVLNWNGRQHLETCLASVCRQDSVRAKIFLVDNGSRDGSVEYVRNSFPEVTIVANKKNVGFAEGNNIGIRAVLEDSTIRFIAVLNNDTEVDAGWLRALHTAIERDVRIGAVASRMMNFFQRDVFDSAGDYLLPHAFKVVTRGAGEKDRGQYAEENECFIARGGAALYRREMLEDICLDGDYFDRHFFAYIEDTDLSVRARLRGWKIVYAPSAVVYHKVSATVNTLASTFRLFHSGRNRIFFAIKNLPISLWPAAVRDRAALAAGTGGTLVRAWLFIRIGVAALIALPRLFRQRLVIGHRRTLTKRDILDWQRMFSI